From a single Phacochoerus africanus isolate WHEZ1 chromosome 11, ROS_Pafr_v1, whole genome shotgun sequence genomic region:
- the BCL9L gene encoding B-cell CLL/lymphoma 9-like protein isoform X1, whose translation METAAGGSPSQAQSPGLRVFRGQERPHRDMGPTPFFSLTQDNPGVAGAGSWGPQASSPIPPPRTSGQAVGVVRPLSPCGPSSKGAPSQITPLSLSPTRIILRLPHPRRREAPGSPPLSPRGHCPPAPAKPMHPENKLTNHGKTGNGGAQSQHQNVNQGPTCNLGSKGVGAGNHGAKANQISPSNSSLKNPQAGVPPFSSLKGKVKRERSVSVDSGEQREAGTPSLDSEAKEVAPRSKRRCVLERKQPYSGDEWCSGPDSEEDDKPIGATHNCNVADPAMAAPQLGPGQATQLPLSESSAPGPPHGPPPGLRPDAPGGGGGGVPGKPPSQFVYVFTTHLANTAAEAVLQGRADSILAYHQQNVPRAKLDQAPKVPPTPEPLPLSTPSAGTPQSQPPPLPPPPPPAPGSAPPALPSEGPPEDTNQDLTPNSVGAASTGGGTGGTHPNTPTASTTTNPLPPGGDPSSATGPALLGEAPPGNGQRSLVGSEGLSKEQLEHRERSLQTLRDIERLLLRSGEAEPFLKGPPGGAGEGGPPAQAPPAPQQPPTAPPSGLKKYEEPLQSMISQTQSLGGPPLEHEVPGHPPGGDMGQQMNMMMQRLGQDSLTPEQVAWRKLQEEYYEEKRRKEEQIGLHGGRPLQDMMGMGGMMVRGPPPPYHSKPGDQWPPGMGAQLRGPMDVQDPMQLRGGPPFPGPRFPGNQMQRVPGFGGMQGMPMEVPMNAMQRPVRPGMGWTEDLPPMGGPGNFAQNAVPYPGGQGEAERFMTPRVREELLRQQMEKRSMGMQRPLGMAGSGMGQGMEVERMMQAHRQMDPAMFPGQMAGGEGLAGTPMGMEFSGGRGLLSPPMGQSGLREVDPPMGPGNLNMNMNVNMNMNMNLNVQMTPQQQMLMSQKMRGPGDMMGPQGLSPEEMARVRAQNSSGMMGGPQKMLMPSQFPNQGQQGFSGGQGPYQAMPQDMGSTQDMFSPDQSTMPMGNVGTTRLSHMPLPPASNPPGSVHSAPNRGLGRRPSDLTISINQMGSPGMGHLKSPTLSQVHSPLVTSPSANLKSPQTPSQMVPLPSANPPGPLKSPQVLSSSLSVRSPTGSPSRLKSPSMAVPSPGWVASPKTAMPSPGVPQNKQPPLNMNSSTTLGNMEQGALPPSGPRSSSSAPPTNPPSGLMNPSLPFTSSPDPTPSQNPLSLMMSQMSKYAMPSSTPLYHNAIKTIATSDDELLPDRPLLPPPPPPQGSGPGISNNQPNQMHLNSAAAQSPMGMNLPGQQPLSHEPPPTMLPSPTPLGSNIPLHPSAQGTGGPPQNSLMMAPGGPDSLNAPCGPVPSSSQMMPFPPRLQQPHGAMAPSGGGGGGPGLQQHYPSGMPLPPEDLPSQPPGPMPPQQHLMGKSMAGRMGDAYPPGVLPGVASVLNDPELSEVIRPTPTGIPEFDLSRIIPSEKPSSTLQYFPKSENQPPKAQPPNLHLMNLQNMMAEQTPSRPPNLPGQQGVQRGLNMSMCHPGQMSLLGRTGVPPQQGMVPHGLHQGVMSPPQGLMTQQNFMLMKQRGVAGEVYSQPPHMLSPQGSLMGPPPQQNLMVSHPLRQRSVSLDSQMGYLPAPGGMANLPF comes from the exons GTTACCCCACCCCAGGAGGAGAGAAGCTCCAGGGAGCCCGCCGCTGTCCCCCCGCGGCcactgcccccctgccccagccaaGCCAATGCACCCAGAAAATAAGTTGACCAATCATGGCAAGACAGGGAATGGCGGGGCCCAATCCCAGCACCAGAATGTGAACCAAGGACCCACCTGCAACCTGGGCTCGAAGGGCGTGGGGGCGGGGAACCATGGGGCCAAGGCCAACCAGATCTCACCTAGCAACTCAAGTCTGAAGAACCCCCAAGCAGGGGTGCCCCCTTTCAGCTCGCTCAAGGGCAAAGTGAAGAGGGAGCGGAGCGTGTCTGTGGATTCTGGAGAACAGCGAGAGGCTGGGACCCCGTCTCTGGATTCAGAGGCCAAAG AGGTGGCACCCCGGAGTAAGCGGCGTTGTGTGCTGGAGCGGAAGCAGCCATACAGTGGGGACGAATGGTGCTCAGGACCAGACAGCGAGGAGGACGACAAGCCCATTGGGGCCACCCACA ACTGTAATGTAGCAGACCCAGCCATGGCGGCCCCACAGCTGGGTCCTGGCCAAGCCACCCAACTGCCCCTCAGTGAGAGCAGCGCACCAGGCCCTCCTCATGGGCCGCCGCCAGGCCTTCGGCCCGATGCCCCcgggggtggaggcgggggtgTCCCCGGAAAGCCGCCCTCTCAGTTTGTGTATGTCTTCACCACCCACCTGGCCAACAC GGCTGCGGAAGCTGTGCTGCAGGGCCGGGCCGACTCCATCCTCGCCTACCATCAGCAGAATGTGCCCCGGGCCAAGCTGGACCAG GCCCCCAAAGTGCCACCCACCCCAGAGCCGCTACCCCTGAGCACGCCGTCAGCAGGCACCCCTCAGTCCCAGCCGCCTCCACTGCCACCACCGCCACCTCCAGCCCCGGGCAGCGCCCCCCCTGCACTGCCTTCTGAGGGGCCTCCTGAGGACACCAACCAGGACCTGACACCCAACTCGGTGGGAGCTGCCAGCACGGGCGGTGGGACTGGGGGTACCCACCCTAACACCCCTACAGCTTCCACCACCACCAATCCACTGCCTCCTGGAGGAGACCCCAGCAGTGCCACTGGCCCTGCCCTGCTGGGGGAGGCGCCCCCTGGAAATGGGCAGCGGAGCCTGGTGGGCTCTGAGGGCCTGTCCAAGGAGCAGCTGGAGCACCGGGAGCGTTCCCTCCAGACACTTCGAGACATTGAGCGGCTGTTGCTCCGCAGCGGGGAGGCCGAGCCCTTCCTCAAGGGGCCCCCTGGAGGAGCAGGCGAGGGGGGACCACCAGCACAGGCCCCTCCTGCCCCACAGCAGCCCCCCACGGCCCCACCCAGTGGGCTGAAGAAGTACGAGGAGCCCTTGCAGTCCATGATTTCGCAGACACAGAGCCTCGGGGGCCCCCCGCTGGAGCATGAAGTGCCTGGGCACCCCCCGGGCGGGGACATGGGGCAGCAGATGAACATGATGATGCAGAGGCTGGGCCAGGACAGCCTGACGCCTGAGCAGGTGGCCTGGCGCAAGCTGCAGGAGGAGTACTACGAGGAGAAACGGCGGAAGGAGGAGCAGATCGGGCTGCACGGGGGCCGCCCGCTTCAGGACATGATGGGCATGGGGGGCATGATGGTGAGGGGGCCACCGCCCCCCTACCACAGCAAGCCCGGGGATCAGTGGCCCCCCGGAATGGGTGCCCAGCTGCGGGGGCCCATGGATGTCCAAGATCCCATGCAGCTCCGGGGCGGACCCCCCTTCCCTGGCCCCCGTTTCCCGGGCAACCAGATGCAACGGGTGCCTGGGTTTGGGGGCATGCAGGGTATGCCCATGGAGGTGCCCATGAATGCCATGCAGAGGCCTGTGAGGCCAGGTATGGGCTGGACGGAAGACTTGCCCCCCATGGGGGGGCCTGGCAATTTTGCCCAGAACGCTGTGCCCTACCCCGGCGGGCAGGGCGAAGCCGAGCGATTTATGACCCCGCGGGTTCGTGAGGAGCTGCTGCGGCAGCAGATGGAGAAGCGGTCGATGGGCATGCAGCGCCCCCTGGGCATGGCCGGCAGCGGCATGGGGCAGGGCATGGAGGTGGAGCGGATGATGCAGGCGCACCGGCAGATGGATCCGGCCATGTTCCCTGGACAGATGGCTGGCGGCGAGGGCCTGGCAGGCACTCCCATGGGCATGGAGTTTAGTGGAGGCCGGGGCCTCCTGAGTCCCCCCATGGGGCAGTCTGGGCTGAGGGAGGTGGACCCACCCATGGGGCCGGGCAACCTCAACATGAACATGAATGTGAACATGAACATGAACATGAACCTGAACGTGCAGATGACCCCACAGCAGCAGATGCTGATGTCGCAGAAGATGCGGGGCCCCGGGGACATGATGGGGCCACAGGGCCTCAGTCCTGAGGAGATGGCCCGAGTGCGGGCCCAGAACAGCAGTGGCATGATGGGCGGCCCGCAGAAGATGCTTATGCCCTCACAGTTTCCCAACCAGGGCCAGCAGGGATTCTCCGGGGGCCAGGGACCCTACCAAGCCATGCCCCAGGACATGGGCAGTACTCAAGACATGTTCAGCCCGGACCAGAGCACGATGCCCATGGGCAATGTGGGTACCACCCGGCTCAGCCACATGCCCTTGCCCCCTGCATCCAATCCTCCTGGGTCTGTGCATTCAGCCCCAAACCGGGGCCTGGGCAGGCGGCCTTCAGATCTCACCATCAGTATTAATCAGATGGGCTCGCCGGGCATGGGCCACCTGAAGTCGCCCACCCTTAGCCAGGTGCACTCACCCCTGGTCACCTCTCCCTCCGCCAACCTCAAGTCACCCCAGACGCCCTCACAGATGGTGCCCTTGCCTTCGGCCAACCCACCAGGACCTCTCAAGTCGCCCCAGGTCCTCAGCTCCTCCCTCAGCGTCCGTTCACCCACCGGCTCGCCCAGCAGGCTCAAGTCTCCCTCCATGGCGGTGCCTTCTCCGGGCTGGGTCGCCTCGCCCAAGACAGCCATGCCCAGCCCTGGGGTCCCCCAGAACAAGCAGCCGCCTCTGAACATGAACTCTTCCACCACCCTGGGCAACATGGAACAGG GTGCCCTCCCGCCTAGCGGCCCCCGGAGCAGCTCCTCAGCGCCTCCCACCAACCCTCCCAGCGGCCTCATGAACCCCAGCCTGCCATTCACTTCCTCCCCAGACCCCACGCCTTCCCAGAACCCCCTGTCACTGATGATGTCCCAGATGTCCAAGTACGCCATGCCCAGCTCCACCCCGCTCTACCACAATGCCATCAAGACCATCGCCACCTCAGACGACGAGCTGCTGCCCGACCGGCCCCTGCtacccccgccaccaccaccgcAGGGCTCTGGGCCAG GGATCAGCAATAACCAGCCCAACCAGATGCACCTGAACTCAGCTGCGGCCCAGAGCCCCATGGGCATGAACCTGCCAGGCCAGCAGCCCCTGTCCCATGAGCCCCCACCTACCatgctgccctcccccacccctctgggCTCCAACATTCCACTGCACCCCAGTGCACAGGGGACAGGAGGGCCCCCTCAAAACTCGCTGATGATGGCTCCAGGGGGCCCCGACTCCCTGAATGCCCCCTGCGGCCCTGTGCCCAGCTCCTCCCAGATGATGCCCTTCCCCCCTCGGCTGCAGCAGCCCCACGGTGCCATGGCCcccagtgggggcgggggcgggggacctGGCCTGCAGCAGCACTACCCTTCTGGCATGCCTCTGCCCCCAGAGGACCTGCCCAGCCAGCCACCAGGCCCCATGCCCCCCCAGCAGCACCTGATGGGCAAAAGCATGGCCGGGCGCATGGGCGACGCATACCCCCCGGGCGTGCTCCCCGGGGTGGCATCAGTGCTGAACGACCCCGAGCTGAGTGAGGTGATCCGGCCCACCCCGACGGGGATCCCCGAGTTCGACTTGTCCAGGATCATCCCCTCGGAGAAGCCAAGCAGCACCCTCCAGTACTTCCCCAAGAGCGAGAACCAGCCCCCCAAGGCCCAGCCCCCCAATCTGCATCTCATGAACCTGCAGAACATGATGGCGGAGCAGACCCCCTCCCGGCCCCCCAACCTCCCGGGCCAGCAGGGCGTCCAGCGGGGGCTCAACATGTCCATGTGCCACCCCGGACAGATGTCCTTGCTGGGCAGGACAGGTGTGCCCCCACAGCAGGGCATGGTGCCCCACGGCCTGCACCAGGGGGTCATGTCCCCTCCACAAGGCCTTATGACCCAGCAGAATTTCATGCTGATGAAGCAGCGGGGCGTGGCAGGGGAGGTCTACAGCCAGCCCCCCCACATGCTCTCCCCCCAGGGCTCCCTCAtgggccccccgccccagcagaaCCTCATGGTGTCCCACCCCCTGCGGCAGCGCAGCGTGTCTCTGGACAGCCAGATGGGCTACCTCCCGGCGCCGGGCGGCATGGCCAACCTGCCCTTCTAG
- the BCL9L gene encoding B-cell CLL/lymphoma 9-like protein isoform X2, with amino-acid sequence MRILANKTRLPHPRRREAPGSPPLSPRGHCPPAPAKPMHPENKLTNHGKTGNGGAQSQHQNVNQGPTCNLGSKGVGAGNHGAKANQISPSNSSLKNPQAGVPPFSSLKGKVKRERSVSVDSGEQREAGTPSLDSEAKEVAPRSKRRCVLERKQPYSGDEWCSGPDSEEDDKPIGATHNCNVADPAMAAPQLGPGQATQLPLSESSAPGPPHGPPPGLRPDAPGGGGGGVPGKPPSQFVYVFTTHLANTAAEAVLQGRADSILAYHQQNVPRAKLDQAPKVPPTPEPLPLSTPSAGTPQSQPPPLPPPPPPAPGSAPPALPSEGPPEDTNQDLTPNSVGAASTGGGTGGTHPNTPTASTTTNPLPPGGDPSSATGPALLGEAPPGNGQRSLVGSEGLSKEQLEHRERSLQTLRDIERLLLRSGEAEPFLKGPPGGAGEGGPPAQAPPAPQQPPTAPPSGLKKYEEPLQSMISQTQSLGGPPLEHEVPGHPPGGDMGQQMNMMMQRLGQDSLTPEQVAWRKLQEEYYEEKRRKEEQIGLHGGRPLQDMMGMGGMMVRGPPPPYHSKPGDQWPPGMGAQLRGPMDVQDPMQLRGGPPFPGPRFPGNQMQRVPGFGGMQGMPMEVPMNAMQRPVRPGMGWTEDLPPMGGPGNFAQNAVPYPGGQGEAERFMTPRVREELLRQQMEKRSMGMQRPLGMAGSGMGQGMEVERMMQAHRQMDPAMFPGQMAGGEGLAGTPMGMEFSGGRGLLSPPMGQSGLREVDPPMGPGNLNMNMNVNMNMNMNLNVQMTPQQQMLMSQKMRGPGDMMGPQGLSPEEMARVRAQNSSGMMGGPQKMLMPSQFPNQGQQGFSGGQGPYQAMPQDMGSTQDMFSPDQSTMPMGNVGTTRLSHMPLPPASNPPGSVHSAPNRGLGRRPSDLTISINQMGSPGMGHLKSPTLSQVHSPLVTSPSANLKSPQTPSQMVPLPSANPPGPLKSPQVLSSSLSVRSPTGSPSRLKSPSMAVPSPGWVASPKTAMPSPGVPQNKQPPLNMNSSTTLGNMEQGALPPSGPRSSSSAPPTNPPSGLMNPSLPFTSSPDPTPSQNPLSLMMSQMSKYAMPSSTPLYHNAIKTIATSDDELLPDRPLLPPPPPPQGSGPGISNNQPNQMHLNSAAAQSPMGMNLPGQQPLSHEPPPTMLPSPTPLGSNIPLHPSAQGTGGPPQNSLMMAPGGPDSLNAPCGPVPSSSQMMPFPPRLQQPHGAMAPSGGGGGGPGLQQHYPSGMPLPPEDLPSQPPGPMPPQQHLMGKSMAGRMGDAYPPGVLPGVASVLNDPELSEVIRPTPTGIPEFDLSRIIPSEKPSSTLQYFPKSENQPPKAQPPNLHLMNLQNMMAEQTPSRPPNLPGQQGVQRGLNMSMCHPGQMSLLGRTGVPPQQGMVPHGLHQGVMSPPQGLMTQQNFMLMKQRGVAGEVYSQPPHMLSPQGSLMGPPPQQNLMVSHPLRQRSVSLDSQMGYLPAPGGMANLPF; translated from the exons ATGAGGATCCTGGCTAACAAGACAAG GTTACCCCACCCCAGGAGGAGAGAAGCTCCAGGGAGCCCGCCGCTGTCCCCCCGCGGCcactgcccccctgccccagccaaGCCAATGCACCCAGAAAATAAGTTGACCAATCATGGCAAGACAGGGAATGGCGGGGCCCAATCCCAGCACCAGAATGTGAACCAAGGACCCACCTGCAACCTGGGCTCGAAGGGCGTGGGGGCGGGGAACCATGGGGCCAAGGCCAACCAGATCTCACCTAGCAACTCAAGTCTGAAGAACCCCCAAGCAGGGGTGCCCCCTTTCAGCTCGCTCAAGGGCAAAGTGAAGAGGGAGCGGAGCGTGTCTGTGGATTCTGGAGAACAGCGAGAGGCTGGGACCCCGTCTCTGGATTCAGAGGCCAAAG AGGTGGCACCCCGGAGTAAGCGGCGTTGTGTGCTGGAGCGGAAGCAGCCATACAGTGGGGACGAATGGTGCTCAGGACCAGACAGCGAGGAGGACGACAAGCCCATTGGGGCCACCCACA ACTGTAATGTAGCAGACCCAGCCATGGCGGCCCCACAGCTGGGTCCTGGCCAAGCCACCCAACTGCCCCTCAGTGAGAGCAGCGCACCAGGCCCTCCTCATGGGCCGCCGCCAGGCCTTCGGCCCGATGCCCCcgggggtggaggcgggggtgTCCCCGGAAAGCCGCCCTCTCAGTTTGTGTATGTCTTCACCACCCACCTGGCCAACAC GGCTGCGGAAGCTGTGCTGCAGGGCCGGGCCGACTCCATCCTCGCCTACCATCAGCAGAATGTGCCCCGGGCCAAGCTGGACCAG GCCCCCAAAGTGCCACCCACCCCAGAGCCGCTACCCCTGAGCACGCCGTCAGCAGGCACCCCTCAGTCCCAGCCGCCTCCACTGCCACCACCGCCACCTCCAGCCCCGGGCAGCGCCCCCCCTGCACTGCCTTCTGAGGGGCCTCCTGAGGACACCAACCAGGACCTGACACCCAACTCGGTGGGAGCTGCCAGCACGGGCGGTGGGACTGGGGGTACCCACCCTAACACCCCTACAGCTTCCACCACCACCAATCCACTGCCTCCTGGAGGAGACCCCAGCAGTGCCACTGGCCCTGCCCTGCTGGGGGAGGCGCCCCCTGGAAATGGGCAGCGGAGCCTGGTGGGCTCTGAGGGCCTGTCCAAGGAGCAGCTGGAGCACCGGGAGCGTTCCCTCCAGACACTTCGAGACATTGAGCGGCTGTTGCTCCGCAGCGGGGAGGCCGAGCCCTTCCTCAAGGGGCCCCCTGGAGGAGCAGGCGAGGGGGGACCACCAGCACAGGCCCCTCCTGCCCCACAGCAGCCCCCCACGGCCCCACCCAGTGGGCTGAAGAAGTACGAGGAGCCCTTGCAGTCCATGATTTCGCAGACACAGAGCCTCGGGGGCCCCCCGCTGGAGCATGAAGTGCCTGGGCACCCCCCGGGCGGGGACATGGGGCAGCAGATGAACATGATGATGCAGAGGCTGGGCCAGGACAGCCTGACGCCTGAGCAGGTGGCCTGGCGCAAGCTGCAGGAGGAGTACTACGAGGAGAAACGGCGGAAGGAGGAGCAGATCGGGCTGCACGGGGGCCGCCCGCTTCAGGACATGATGGGCATGGGGGGCATGATGGTGAGGGGGCCACCGCCCCCCTACCACAGCAAGCCCGGGGATCAGTGGCCCCCCGGAATGGGTGCCCAGCTGCGGGGGCCCATGGATGTCCAAGATCCCATGCAGCTCCGGGGCGGACCCCCCTTCCCTGGCCCCCGTTTCCCGGGCAACCAGATGCAACGGGTGCCTGGGTTTGGGGGCATGCAGGGTATGCCCATGGAGGTGCCCATGAATGCCATGCAGAGGCCTGTGAGGCCAGGTATGGGCTGGACGGAAGACTTGCCCCCCATGGGGGGGCCTGGCAATTTTGCCCAGAACGCTGTGCCCTACCCCGGCGGGCAGGGCGAAGCCGAGCGATTTATGACCCCGCGGGTTCGTGAGGAGCTGCTGCGGCAGCAGATGGAGAAGCGGTCGATGGGCATGCAGCGCCCCCTGGGCATGGCCGGCAGCGGCATGGGGCAGGGCATGGAGGTGGAGCGGATGATGCAGGCGCACCGGCAGATGGATCCGGCCATGTTCCCTGGACAGATGGCTGGCGGCGAGGGCCTGGCAGGCACTCCCATGGGCATGGAGTTTAGTGGAGGCCGGGGCCTCCTGAGTCCCCCCATGGGGCAGTCTGGGCTGAGGGAGGTGGACCCACCCATGGGGCCGGGCAACCTCAACATGAACATGAATGTGAACATGAACATGAACATGAACCTGAACGTGCAGATGACCCCACAGCAGCAGATGCTGATGTCGCAGAAGATGCGGGGCCCCGGGGACATGATGGGGCCACAGGGCCTCAGTCCTGAGGAGATGGCCCGAGTGCGGGCCCAGAACAGCAGTGGCATGATGGGCGGCCCGCAGAAGATGCTTATGCCCTCACAGTTTCCCAACCAGGGCCAGCAGGGATTCTCCGGGGGCCAGGGACCCTACCAAGCCATGCCCCAGGACATGGGCAGTACTCAAGACATGTTCAGCCCGGACCAGAGCACGATGCCCATGGGCAATGTGGGTACCACCCGGCTCAGCCACATGCCCTTGCCCCCTGCATCCAATCCTCCTGGGTCTGTGCATTCAGCCCCAAACCGGGGCCTGGGCAGGCGGCCTTCAGATCTCACCATCAGTATTAATCAGATGGGCTCGCCGGGCATGGGCCACCTGAAGTCGCCCACCCTTAGCCAGGTGCACTCACCCCTGGTCACCTCTCCCTCCGCCAACCTCAAGTCACCCCAGACGCCCTCACAGATGGTGCCCTTGCCTTCGGCCAACCCACCAGGACCTCTCAAGTCGCCCCAGGTCCTCAGCTCCTCCCTCAGCGTCCGTTCACCCACCGGCTCGCCCAGCAGGCTCAAGTCTCCCTCCATGGCGGTGCCTTCTCCGGGCTGGGTCGCCTCGCCCAAGACAGCCATGCCCAGCCCTGGGGTCCCCCAGAACAAGCAGCCGCCTCTGAACATGAACTCTTCCACCACCCTGGGCAACATGGAACAGG GTGCCCTCCCGCCTAGCGGCCCCCGGAGCAGCTCCTCAGCGCCTCCCACCAACCCTCCCAGCGGCCTCATGAACCCCAGCCTGCCATTCACTTCCTCCCCAGACCCCACGCCTTCCCAGAACCCCCTGTCACTGATGATGTCCCAGATGTCCAAGTACGCCATGCCCAGCTCCACCCCGCTCTACCACAATGCCATCAAGACCATCGCCACCTCAGACGACGAGCTGCTGCCCGACCGGCCCCTGCtacccccgccaccaccaccgcAGGGCTCTGGGCCAG GGATCAGCAATAACCAGCCCAACCAGATGCACCTGAACTCAGCTGCGGCCCAGAGCCCCATGGGCATGAACCTGCCAGGCCAGCAGCCCCTGTCCCATGAGCCCCCACCTACCatgctgccctcccccacccctctgggCTCCAACATTCCACTGCACCCCAGTGCACAGGGGACAGGAGGGCCCCCTCAAAACTCGCTGATGATGGCTCCAGGGGGCCCCGACTCCCTGAATGCCCCCTGCGGCCCTGTGCCCAGCTCCTCCCAGATGATGCCCTTCCCCCCTCGGCTGCAGCAGCCCCACGGTGCCATGGCCcccagtgggggcgggggcgggggacctGGCCTGCAGCAGCACTACCCTTCTGGCATGCCTCTGCCCCCAGAGGACCTGCCCAGCCAGCCACCAGGCCCCATGCCCCCCCAGCAGCACCTGATGGGCAAAAGCATGGCCGGGCGCATGGGCGACGCATACCCCCCGGGCGTGCTCCCCGGGGTGGCATCAGTGCTGAACGACCCCGAGCTGAGTGAGGTGATCCGGCCCACCCCGACGGGGATCCCCGAGTTCGACTTGTCCAGGATCATCCCCTCGGAGAAGCCAAGCAGCACCCTCCAGTACTTCCCCAAGAGCGAGAACCAGCCCCCCAAGGCCCAGCCCCCCAATCTGCATCTCATGAACCTGCAGAACATGATGGCGGAGCAGACCCCCTCCCGGCCCCCCAACCTCCCGGGCCAGCAGGGCGTCCAGCGGGGGCTCAACATGTCCATGTGCCACCCCGGACAGATGTCCTTGCTGGGCAGGACAGGTGTGCCCCCACAGCAGGGCATGGTGCCCCACGGCCTGCACCAGGGGGTCATGTCCCCTCCACAAGGCCTTATGACCCAGCAGAATTTCATGCTGATGAAGCAGCGGGGCGTGGCAGGGGAGGTCTACAGCCAGCCCCCCCACATGCTCTCCCCCCAGGGCTCCCTCAtgggccccccgccccagcagaaCCTCATGGTGTCCCACCCCCTGCGGCAGCGCAGCGTGTCTCTGGACAGCCAGATGGGCTACCTCCCGGCGCCGGGCGGCATGGCCAACCTGCCCTTCTAG